A genomic segment from Drosophila willistoni isolate 14030-0811.24 chromosome 2L unlocalized genomic scaffold, UCI_dwil_1.1 Seg168, whole genome shotgun sequence encodes:
- the LOC6641078 gene encoding electron transfer flavoprotein-ubiquinone oxidoreductase, mitochondrial — protein sequence MSALLKMQRVQKLFTPAFVRSVSEAAKYPKITTHYTLNPREKDERWKEVDMERCIEEVDIVIVGGGPAGMSAAIRAKQLAAEKDQEIRVCVVEKAAEVGGHILSGAVLDPISLNELIPDWQEQGAPLNTPVSKDTMNYLTPTGRISIPIFKGWPMDNHGNYVVRLGHLVKWLGDQAEALGVEIYPGCAASEVLFHEDGSVKGIATNDVGIAKNGAPKDTFARGMELHAKTTIFAEGCRGHLTKQISQKFGLNVGSEPQTYGIGLKEVWEITPEKHQPGLVEHTIGWPLDKFTYGGSFLYHLNEPTPTVAVGFVVGLNYKNPWISPFQEFQRFKTHPKVRDVFEGATRIAYGARAINEGGFQSLPKKLSFPGGCLVGCSAGFLNVPRIKGSHYAMKSGMLAAESALEAINGDTQATAGVEPTTYADKIKDSFVWKDLYKVRNVHPSFHNPFGLFGGLVLSGFSIFMGGREPWTLKHGPQDHETLQPANASQRIVYPKPDGKISFDLLSSVALTGTNHEGDQPAHLTLKDDHIPVDHNLALYEGPEQRFCPAGVYEYVPNEEGGNMKLQINAQNCIHCKTCDIKDPKQNINWVVPEGGGGPAYNGM from the exons ATGTCGGCTTTGCTGAAAATGCAACGAG TGCAAAAGCTCTTTACGCCCGCCTTTGTGCGCAGCGTTTCGGAGGCAGCTAAATACCCGAAAATTACAACCCATTACACTCTGAATCCTCGGGAGAAGGATGAAAGATGGAAGGAAGTCGATATGGAGCGTTGCATCGAGGAGGTGGACATTGTCATTGTGGGCGGTGGACCAGCGGGAATGTCAGCAGCCATAAGAGCCAAACAATTGGCTGCTGAAAAAGATCAG GAAATTCGTGTCTGTGTGGTGGAAAAGGCCGCCGAGGTGGGCGGTCATATACTTTCCGGAGCTGTGCTTGATCCCATATCTTTAAACGAACTCATACCCGACTGGCAGGAGCAGGGTGCTCCCCTTAATACGCCTGTGTCAAAGGATACTATGAATTATCTCACACCCACCGGACGCATTTCCATACCGATTTTTAAGGGTTGGCCTATGGACAATCATGGCAACTATGTGGTCCGTTTAGGTCATCTGGTTAAGTGGCTAGGCGATCAGGCTGAAGCTCTGGGTGTGGAAATCTATCCAGGCTGTGCCGCCTCTGAGGTGCTCTTCCATGAGGATGGCAGTGTCAAGGGTATTGCCACCAACGATGTGGGCATAGCAAAGAATGGAGCGCCCAAAGATACCTTTGCCCGTGGTATGGAACTGCATGCAAAAACCACCATCTTTGCTGAGGGATGTCGTGGACATCTGACGAAACAAATTTCACAAAAGTTTGGACTCAATGTCGGCAGCGAGCCCCAAACCTATGGCATAGGTCTCAAAGAAGTTTGGGAGATTACACCAGAGAAGCATCA ACCCGGTCTGGTGGAGCACACAATTGGCTGGCCTTTGGATAAGTTTACCTATGGCGGCTCTTTCTTGTATCATCTAAATGAGCCTACTCCCACCGTTGCTGTAGGCTTTGTGGTTGGTCTTAACTACAAAAATCCCTGGATAAGTCCCTTCCAAGAGTTCCAGCGTTTCAAAACACATCCCAAAGTGCGTGATGTTTTCGAGGGAGCCACACGTATTGCCTATGGAGCTCGTGCCATTAATGAAGGTGGCTTCCAGAGTCTGCCCAAAAAGCTATCCTTCCCAGGTGGCTGCTTAGTCGGTTGCAGTGCAGGATTCTTGAATGTGCCCCGCATTAAGGGCTCTCACTATGCCATGAAGAGTGGCATGTTGGCGGCGGAAAGTGCTTTGGAAGCCATCAATGGTGATACTCAGGCTACAGCTGGAGTAGAGCCAACAACCTATGCCGACAA AATTAAGGATTCATTTGTGTGGAAAGACTTGTATAAGGTACGCAATGTCCATCCCTCTTTCCATAATCCCTTCGGTCTCTTTGGCGGTCTGGTGTTGAGTGGTTTCTCCATATTTATGGGTGGCCGTGAGCCATGGACTCTTAAACATGGACCACAGGATCACGAAACTCTGCAGCCAGCGAATGCCAGTCAGCGTATTGTCTATCCCAAGCCTGATGGCAAAATCTCCTTTGATCTATTGTCATCGGTGGCATTGACTGGCACAAATCACGAGGGGGATCAGCCAGCACATTTGACGCTGAAAGATGATCACATACCCGTCGATCATAATCTTGCCTTGTATGAAGGACCTGAGCAACGTTTCTGTCCCGCCGGTGTCTATGAGTATGTGCCCAATGAGGAGGGCGGCAACATGAAGCTACAGATCAATGCCCAGAACTGTATACATTGCAAAACCTGTGATATCAAGGATCCCAAACAGAATATCAATTGGGTGGTGCCCGAGGGAGGCGGCGGTCCCGCCTACAATGGCATGTAA
- the LOC6640994 gene encoding FMRFamide-related peptides: MGIALMFLLALYQMQSAIHSEVIETPYNANALISEPEEDTQDTQVPVLADNGLIDSLLNEKPEQTELEFRYPISAIGIDYGKNSVVLRFQKNARKQRYKFDPEMEAKRRSLQDNFMHFGKRQPEQLPLEPQGNAYYEPETKRSPMDRYGRDPKQDFMRFGRDPKQDFMRFGRDPKQDFMRFGRDPKDFMRFGRTPSDFMRFGRTPSDFMRFGRADNFMRFGRSPHEELRSPKQDFMRFGRPDNFMRFGRSAPPDFEQFGKMDSNFIRFGKSVNAAAPAVTPEANQTKSQSQTKDKTGNPMNKAMSMLFTKEQPSKSSEQTATGSGDNSDDTSVEQFYGP; this comes from the coding sequence ATGGGCATTGCATTGATGTTTCTATTGGCTCTCTATCAGATGCAATCGGCCATTCATAGTGAGGTAATTGAGACACCGTATAATGCAAATGCCTTGATTTCGGAGCCCGAAGAGGACACACAGGATACGCAAGTTCCTGTTTTGGCGGATAACGGACTAATCGATTCTCTGCTCAATGAGAAACCGGAACAAACTGAGCTAGAGTTTCGTTATCCCATATCGGCTATTGGCATTGATTATGGCAAGAATTCGGTAGTTTTGCGTTTCCAAAAAAATGCACGAAAGCAACGCTATAAGTTTGATCCTGAGATGGAAGCGAAACGTAGATCCTTGCAGGATAATTTCATGCATTTTGGCAAGCGTCAACCGGAGCAATTGCCACTGGAGCCGCAGGGCAATGCTTACTATGAACCAGAAACGAAACGCTCACCAATGGACCGCTATGGACGAGATCCCAAGCAGGACTTTATGCGTTTTGGTCGAGATCCCAAACAGGATTTCATGCGATTTGGTCGAGATCCCAAACAGGATTTCATGCGTTTCGGCCGAGATCCTAAGGATTTTATGCGATTCGGTAGAACCCCCTCCGATTTCATGCGATTTGGCAGGACCCCCTCGGATTTTATGCGCTTCGGGCGTGCTGACAATTTCATGCGCTTTGGCCGCAGTCCACACGAAGAATTGCGTAGTCCCAAACAGGATTTCATGAGATTTGGACGACCCGACAACTTTATGCGTTTTGGCCGCTCTGCTCCACCAGATTTCGAGCAATTTGGTAAAATGGATTCAAATTTTATAAGATTTGGTAAAAGTGTCaatgctgctgctcctgcagTTACTCCCGAAGCAAATCAGACAAAATCACAATCTCAAACCAAGGACAAGACGGGTAATCCCATGAACAAGGCCATGAGCATGTTATTTACCAAAGAACAACCCTCCAAGAGCAGCGAACAGACAGCAACAGGCTCCGGTGATAACTCCGACGATACCAGCGTGGAACAGTTCTACGGACCATAA